One stretch of Phycisphaerae bacterium DNA includes these proteins:
- a CDS encoding 4a-hydroxytetrahydrobiopterin dehydratase, which yields MSRLAELKCEACRRDEPCVTRAESLDLLKAIPDWRIIECDGLQRLERVYTFSNFARAVDFTDQVASLAEEVGHHPAILTEWGRVTVHWWTHKIKGLHRNDFIMAARTDEVYAGHVR from the coding sequence ATGTCGCGCTTGGCTGAACTGAAGTGCGAGGCATGCCGTAGAGACGAGCCGTGCGTCACCAGGGCGGAAAGCCTTGATCTGTTGAAAGCAATCCCCGACTGGCGGATCATCGAATGTGACGGCTTGCAGCGGCTGGAGCGTGTTTACACCTTCTCTAACTTCGCTCGGGCGGTTGATTTCACCGACCAGGTGGCGTCCCTGGCGGAGGAGGTCGGCCATCACCCTGCGATTCTGACGGAATGGGGCCGGGTGACGGTGCACTGGTGGACGCACAAGATCAAGGGCCTGCACCGGAACGATTTCATCATGGCGGCGAGAACTGACGAGGTCTATGCTGGGCACGTCCGGTGA
- a CDS encoding YhcH/YjgK/YiaL family protein, with protein MIVDSLKNADLYKTIHPLLPKAIDFLRRPDLATLPAGRYPIDGDRLFAFVCDNQTKPANQGKWEAHHKYWDVQYVVRGRERMGYARMNGASIREPYNPETDLVFFNTRGDFFDVEEGMFAVFTLQDIHMPGLAVEKPEPVRKVIVKVAP; from the coding sequence ATGATTGTTGATTCTCTCAAGAACGCGGATTTGTATAAGACCATTCATCCCCTGTTGCCCAAGGCGATCGATTTCCTTCGGCGTCCCGATCTCGCGACGCTGCCGGCCGGCCGATATCCGATCGACGGCGACCGGCTCTTCGCCTTTGTCTGCGATAATCAGACCAAGCCTGCGAACCAGGGCAAGTGGGAAGCCCACCACAAGTACTGGGATGTTCAGTATGTGGTACGAGGCCGCGAGCGAATGGGATATGCCCGAATGAACGGTGCTTCGATCAGAGAACCTTACAACCCTGAGACGGATCTGGTCTTCTTCAACACCCGCGGCGATTTCTTCGACGTCGAAGAGGGCATGTTCGCCGTCTTTACCCTGCAAGACATTCACATGCCCGGCCTGGCGGTGGAAAAGCCGGAACCCGTGCGCAAGGTGATTGTCAAAGTCGCCCCGTAG
- a CDS encoding 8-oxoguanine deaminase, whose translation MRTRIDHATIITCRGNDPVVLSDHSVEFCDGVITGVGPTDHVTETNGRPTNQPPPELKGRPLGTILLATGKVTQEQIQEALQIQGQSHGVIGQELLHLGYVSEADIEYALSIQSGGISQAGTARANDLTVIDGRDCLVIPGLINTHHHLFQSLTRCAPHVQNACLFDWLVGLYPRWQHLTYDALHLAALITIAELILNGCTTTSDHMYLFPPASDVAAEAVLRAAETLGIRIHFCRGSMTLGRSAGGLPPDECVETDEHVLADSVRVIELYHDPSPLAMRRIDLAPCAPFNITPALLDQTRDLAAERDVLLHTHIAETLDEERYCLDRFGVRPLEYLRQHRWLGPNVYLAHCVHVDEAEIRLLAETSTGVAHCPCSNMRLGSGIAPVCKMLDAGIKVGLAVDGSSSNDAGNLLAEARQALLLQRVVNGAGAMSPADAFRLATAGGAAVLGRPKLGRIEPACAADLVLYDATDIAMAGGAAQDALGALLLCQPSRPKRVIVAGRTLAQDGRLVGIDQAGLAADFNQLVRQQFTNG comes from the coding sequence ATGCGAACACGAATCGACCACGCAACGATCATCACCTGCCGCGGAAATGATCCGGTCGTCCTGTCAGACCATTCCGTCGAGTTCTGCGACGGCGTTATCACGGGGGTGGGACCGACCGATCACGTGACTGAAACAAACGGCCGGCCGACGAACCAACCGCCTCCGGAACTCAAGGGACGGCCGCTCGGGACAATCCTGTTGGCGACCGGCAAAGTCACCCAGGAACAGATCCAGGAAGCCCTGCAAATCCAAGGCCAAAGCCACGGCGTCATCGGCCAGGAACTGCTTCACCTCGGCTACGTCAGTGAGGCTGACATCGAGTACGCGCTGTCCATACAGTCCGGCGGTATCTCGCAAGCCGGTACGGCCCGCGCCAACGACCTCACCGTCATCGACGGCCGTGACTGCCTGGTCATTCCCGGGCTGATCAACACCCACCACCACCTTTTCCAGTCACTGACCCGTTGCGCCCCGCACGTACAAAACGCTTGCCTGTTCGACTGGCTCGTCGGGCTGTATCCGCGCTGGCAGCATCTGACCTATGACGCCCTGCACCTGGCCGCTCTGATCACCATCGCGGAGTTGATTCTCAACGGCTGCACGACGACCTCCGATCACATGTATCTGTTCCCACCGGCCAGCGATGTCGCCGCTGAGGCGGTGTTGAGAGCCGCCGAGACCCTGGGCATTCGCATTCATTTCTGCCGGGGCAGCATGACACTCGGACGATCGGCGGGAGGGTTGCCACCCGATGAGTGCGTGGAAACCGACGAGCATGTCCTGGCCGACTCGGTACGAGTTATCGAGCTTTACCACGACCCTTCGCCGCTGGCCATGCGCCGGATCGACCTGGCCCCGTGCGCGCCGTTCAACATCACGCCGGCGTTGCTCGACCAGACCAGGGATCTAGCGGCCGAGCGCGACGTTCTGCTTCACACGCACATCGCCGAGACGCTCGATGAGGAGCGGTATTGCCTGGATCGGTTTGGCGTAAGGCCGCTGGAGTACCTGAGGCAACACCGGTGGCTGGGACCGAACGTCTACCTGGCCCACTGCGTTCATGTGGACGAAGCCGAGATACGCCTGCTCGCAGAAACCTCGACCGGCGTGGCCCATTGCCCCTGCTCGAACATGCGTTTGGGCAGCGGCATCGCGCCGGTTTGCAAGATGCTCGATGCCGGCATTAAGGTAGGCTTGGCTGTCGATGGCAGCAGCAGCAACGACGCCGGCAACCTGCTGGCCGAGGCCCGGCAGGCCCTCCTGCTTCAGCGAGTGGTCAACGGGGCGGGCGCCATGAGTCCCGCGGATGCATTTCGCCTCGCGACGGCCGGAGGTGCGGCGGTCCTGGGACGGCCCAAACTGGGCCGAATCGAGCCCGCTTGCGCTGCCGACTTGGTTTTGTACGATGCCACTGACATCGCGATGGCCGGCGGCGCGGCTCAAGATGCCTTGGGAGCTCTTCTTCTCTGTCAGCCTTCCCGCCCCAAGCGCGTCATTGTAGCAGGCCGGACCCTGGCCCAGGACGGACGCCTCGTCGGGATCGATCAAGCCGGGCTTGCGGCCGATTTCAACCAACTTGTCCGGCAACAATTCACAAACGGATAA